In Daucus carota subsp. sativus chromosome 4, DH1 v3.0, whole genome shotgun sequence, one DNA window encodes the following:
- the LOC108219513 gene encoding uncharacterized protein LOC108219513 isoform X2, translated as MGENNEPLPPGVPSVPSYTPNSAASVNMATCYPQSFQNNVNPHHQYQYSYNSHNTVSPSNVALAPPQHFNPHFNPSPRLDPAQYAPCVSNQFPGPAVSACSTHTSPMTSNVSQPQSGNVQSDGLLMTSQSANTSSPLEASKKLNDGNLVEVHQANVLEENQSKDMDSECFSNQSGIQSAVQSAQNILEQKSAKLYETDRRLEVHSADIENAVQDAVLREQETVVQKVIQGQREWRGVTEPPENQDDIIAKRHDQNAIKEHLLNMTTKHRAEMATKRGKTSVAEQGNSEIGNGYGVPGGGAYSGASVPNLEHDVRSEQKHGESKLPEYLKLKLRARGILKDEQAKSLKTQTQTLTPKILPPGWIEACDPASGSLYYYNEKSGISQWERPVDSSLNLEPPASSPVPADWQVLFDEATGKNYYYNTKTFVTQWEQPGLSHQVPLVDHETKVSGQDAKENQGDQPSAFKKCLGCGGWGVGLVQTWGYCNHCTRLSNLPQGQLNNVQKEQQTFDTESIAGDSGNGFSKNRSNFKPPLGKSTKKDSRKRAYTEEDELDPMDPSSYSDAPRGGWVVGLKGVQPRAADTTATGPLFQQRPYPSPGAVLRKNAEVASQNKKPSSKFAPISKRGDGSDGLGDAD; from the exons ATGGGGGAAAACAATGAGCCTCTTCCTCCAGGTGTTCCATCCGTGCCAAGTTACACACCAAACTCAGCAGCATCTGTGAATATGGCTACCTGCTACCCACAGTCTTTCCAGAACAATGTTAATCCCCATCATCAATATCAGTATTCTTATAATAGTCACAATACTGTTTCTCCCTCTAATGTAGCTCTGGCTCCTCCGCAACACTTTAATCCACATTTTAATCCTTCACCGAGATTAGATCCTGCTCAATATGCTCCTTGTGTTTCAAATCAGTTTCCAG GTCCAGCTGTGTCAGCATGCAGTACACATACTTCGCCTATGACATCTAATGTTTCGCAGCCACAATCAGGAAATGTTCAATCTGATGGCCTGCTGATGACCTCCCAGTCAGCCAATACAAGTTCTCCATTAGAGGCTTCTAAAAAACTAAATGACGGAAATCTCGTTGAAGTGCATCAAGCTAATGTTTTGGAAGAAAACCAGAGCAAAGATATGGATTCGGAATGCTTCTCTAATCAATCCGGGATCCAAAGTGCAGTACAATCTGCTCAAAACATATTGGAGCAAAAATCAGCAAAACTATATGAGACAG ACAGACGCTTGGAGGTGCATTCAGCTGATATTGAAAATGCTGTACAGGATGCTGTGCTACGCGAACAA GAAACTGTTGTCCAAAAAGTGATACAGGGTCAAAG GGAGTGGAGGGGGGTAACTGAACCTCCAGAGAACCAGGACGACATTATCGCAAAACGTCATGATCAAAATGCCATAAAG GAGCATCTTTTAAATATGACTACAAAGCATCGTGCTGAGATGGCCACCAAACGTGGCAAGACTAGCGTTGCTGAGCAAG GTAACTCGGAAATTGGAAATGGATATGGTGTGCCAGGTGGAGGTGCTTACTCTGGTGCTTCGGTGCCTAATTTGGAGCATGACGTGAGATCCGAACAGAAGCATGGGGAGAGCAAGTTGCCTGAGTACCTTAAGTTGAAGTTGAGAGCAAGGGGCATCTTAAAAGATGAACAAGCCAAG agtttaaagactcAGACTCAAACTCTGACGCCCAAAATTTTGCCACCAGGATGG ATTGAGGCATGTGATCCTGCAAGCGGTTCACTTTATTACTATAATGAAAAGTCTGGGATAAGTCAATGGGAAAGACCTGTTGATTCTTCTTTGAACTTGGAACCACCAGCTTCTTCACCAGTTCCTGCCGATTGGCAAGTGCTATTCGATGAAGCAACTG GCAAAAACTATTACTACAACACAAAGACCTTTGTAACGCAATGGGAGCAACCTGGTTTATCCCACCAAGTTCCTTTGGTTGATCACGAAACGAAGGTTTCTGGCCAAGATGCTAAAGAGAATCAGGGTGATCAACCTTCTGCCTTTAAAAAATGCTTAGGGTGCGGTGGTTGGGGAGTGGGCCTTGTACAGACGTGGGGATACTGTAATCATTGCACACG CTTGTCCAATCTTCCTCAAGGACAATTAAATAACGTGCAAAAGGAACAGCAGACCTTTGATACTGAAAGTATAGCAGGAGATTCAGGAAATGGATTCTCCAAGAATAG ATCCAATTTTAAACCTCCTTTAGGGAAAAGCACAAAGAAGGATAGTCGGAAGCGTGCTTACACGGAGGAGGATGAGTTGGATCCCATGGATCCAAGCTCTTATTCTGATGCTCCTCGCGGTGGTTG GGTTGTAGGATTAAAGGGTGTTCAACCTCGAGCTGCTGACACTACTGCTACG
- the LOC108219424 gene encoding amino acid permease 3 yields the protein MVEDKNLGFEVSMSPPQGGSKCFDDDGRLKRTGTVWTASAHIITAVIGSGVLSLAWATAQLGWIAGPTVLFLFSFVTYYTSCLLAACYRSSDGKRNYTYMEAVQTNLGGYKVKICGLIQYINLFGVAVGYTIAASISMVAIKRSNCFHASHAKNPCLVSSTPYMLAFGAMEILFSQIPDFDQISWLSIVAAVMSFTYSAIGLALGVSKVIETGKFRGSLTGISIGTVSETQKIWRSFQALGAIAFAYSYSLILIEIQDTVKSPPSETKTMKKATLISVAVTTVFYMLCGCFGYAAFGDLAPGNLLTGFGFYNPYWLLNIANAAIVIHLVGAYQVYCQPLFAFVEKFATKTFPQSDFINKDYDVPLPGGFTYKLNLFRLIWRTIFVCLTTIISMLMPFFNDVVGILGAFGFWPLTVYFPVEMYIVQKKIPRWSTRWISLQILSAACLIISIAAAAGSFAGVVTDLKVYKPFKTSY from the exons ATGGTTGAGGACAAGAACCTTGGTTTTGAGGTCTCCATGTCACCACCACAGGGAGGCTCCAAGTGTTTCGATGATGATGGTCGCCTCAAAAGAACCG GAACTGTTTGGACAGCAAGTGCTCACATAATAACAGCAGTGATTGGTTCTGGAGTTTTGTCTTTGGCTTGGGCCACTGCACAACTTGGATGGATTGCTGGTCCAACTGTTTTGttcttgttttcttttgtcACTTACTACACTTCTTGCCTCCTTGCTGCTTGTTACCGGTCTAGTGATGGCAAAAGAAATTACACTTACATGGAAGCTGTTCAAACCAATCTTG GTGGCTATAAGGTTAAAATTTGTGGGCTGATTCAATACATAAATCTGTTTGGAGTTGCTGTTGGTTACACAATTGCAGCATCTATAAGCATGGT GGCTATCAAGAGGTCTAACTGCTTCCATGCAAGTCATGCAAAGAATCCATGTTTGGTTTCTAGCACCCCATATATGCTTGCTTTTGGTGCCATGGAAATTCTGTTCTCTCAGATACCAGATTTTGATCAAATATCTTGGCTCTCCATAGTTGCTGCAGTAATGTCCTTCACATACTCTGCAATTGGCCTTGCACTTGGTGTTTCTAAAGTCATAG AAACCGGAAAATTCAGGGGAAGTCTCACAGGAATCAGCATCGGAACTGTCAGTGAAACTCAGAAGATATGGAGGAGTTTCCAAGCACTTGGAGCTATAGCTTTTGCCTACTCTTACTCCCTCATACTGATCGAAATCCAG GACACAGTAAAATCCCCACCATCAGAAACAAAGACAATGAAAAAGGCTACTTTAATCAGTGTGGCTGTAACCACTGTTTTCTACATGCTCTGCGGCTGCTTTGGCTATGCAGCATTCGGGGACTTAGCCCCTGGCAACCTTCTCACAGGATTCGGATTCTACAACCCCTACTGGCTCCTCAATATCGCCAATGCAGCCATAGTGATCCACCTTGTTGGTGCATACCAAGTCTACTGTCAACCTCTATTTGCCTTTGTCGAAAAATTTGCCACTAAAACATTCCCACAAAGTGACTTCATTAACAAGGACTATGACGTCCCCTTGCCAGGAGGCTTTACTTACAAGCTCAATCTTTTCCGCCTTATCTGGAGGACAATCTTTGTATGCCTAACGACAATCATATCAATGCTCATGCCTTTCTTCAACGACGTTGTTGGAATCCTTGGAGCTTTCGGGTTTTGGCCACTCACCGTTTATTTCCCAGTCGAAATGTACATAGTTCAGAAAAAAATTCCCAGGTGGAGCACCAGGTGGATTTCTCTCCAGATCCTAAGTGCTGCTTGTCTAATAATTTCTATTGCTGCAGCAGCCGGATCATTTGCAGGAGTTGTCACTGATCTCAAGGTCTATAAGCCATTCAAGACAAGTTACTGA
- the LOC108219513 gene encoding uncharacterized protein LOC108219513 isoform X1, whose amino-acid sequence MGENNEPLPPGVPSVPSYTPNSAASVNMATCYPQSFQNNVNPHHQYQYSYNSHNTVSPSNVALAPPQHFNPHFNPSPRLDPAQYAPCVSNQFPGNFQNNNITQYRPPSVQNFQHISPGPAVSACSTHTSPMTSNVSQPQSGNVQSDGLLMTSQSANTSSPLEASKKLNDGNLVEVHQANVLEENQSKDMDSECFSNQSGIQSAVQSAQNILEQKSAKLYETDRRLEVHSADIENAVQDAVLREQETVVQKVIQGQREWRGVTEPPENQDDIIAKRHDQNAIKEHLLNMTTKHRAEMATKRGKTSVAEQGNSEIGNGYGVPGGGAYSGASVPNLEHDVRSEQKHGESKLPEYLKLKLRARGILKDEQAKSLKTQTQTLTPKILPPGWIEACDPASGSLYYYNEKSGISQWERPVDSSLNLEPPASSPVPADWQVLFDEATGKNYYYNTKTFVTQWEQPGLSHQVPLVDHETKVSGQDAKENQGDQPSAFKKCLGCGGWGVGLVQTWGYCNHCTRLSNLPQGQLNNVQKEQQTFDTESIAGDSGNGFSKNRSNFKPPLGKSTKKDSRKRAYTEEDELDPMDPSSYSDAPRGGWVVGLKGVQPRAADTTATGPLFQQRPYPSPGAVLRKNAEVASQNKKPSSKFAPISKRGDGSDGLGDAD is encoded by the exons ATGGGGGAAAACAATGAGCCTCTTCCTCCAGGTGTTCCATCCGTGCCAAGTTACACACCAAACTCAGCAGCATCTGTGAATATGGCTACCTGCTACCCACAGTCTTTCCAGAACAATGTTAATCCCCATCATCAATATCAGTATTCTTATAATAGTCACAATACTGTTTCTCCCTCTAATGTAGCTCTGGCTCCTCCGCAACACTTTAATCCACATTTTAATCCTTCACCGAGATTAGATCCTGCTCAATATGCTCCTTGTGTTTCAAATCAGTTTCCAGGTAACTTTCAAAACAACAATATTACCCAATATAGACCCCCCAGTGTTCAGAACTTCCAACATATATCTCCAGGTCCAGCTGTGTCAGCATGCAGTACACATACTTCGCCTATGACATCTAATGTTTCGCAGCCACAATCAGGAAATGTTCAATCTGATGGCCTGCTGATGACCTCCCAGTCAGCCAATACAAGTTCTCCATTAGAGGCTTCTAAAAAACTAAATGACGGAAATCTCGTTGAAGTGCATCAAGCTAATGTTTTGGAAGAAAACCAGAGCAAAGATATGGATTCGGAATGCTTCTCTAATCAATCCGGGATCCAAAGTGCAGTACAATCTGCTCAAAACATATTGGAGCAAAAATCAGCAAAACTATATGAGACAG ACAGACGCTTGGAGGTGCATTCAGCTGATATTGAAAATGCTGTACAGGATGCTGTGCTACGCGAACAA GAAACTGTTGTCCAAAAAGTGATACAGGGTCAAAG GGAGTGGAGGGGGGTAACTGAACCTCCAGAGAACCAGGACGACATTATCGCAAAACGTCATGATCAAAATGCCATAAAG GAGCATCTTTTAAATATGACTACAAAGCATCGTGCTGAGATGGCCACCAAACGTGGCAAGACTAGCGTTGCTGAGCAAG GTAACTCGGAAATTGGAAATGGATATGGTGTGCCAGGTGGAGGTGCTTACTCTGGTGCTTCGGTGCCTAATTTGGAGCATGACGTGAGATCCGAACAGAAGCATGGGGAGAGCAAGTTGCCTGAGTACCTTAAGTTGAAGTTGAGAGCAAGGGGCATCTTAAAAGATGAACAAGCCAAG agtttaaagactcAGACTCAAACTCTGACGCCCAAAATTTTGCCACCAGGATGG ATTGAGGCATGTGATCCTGCAAGCGGTTCACTTTATTACTATAATGAAAAGTCTGGGATAAGTCAATGGGAAAGACCTGTTGATTCTTCTTTGAACTTGGAACCACCAGCTTCTTCACCAGTTCCTGCCGATTGGCAAGTGCTATTCGATGAAGCAACTG GCAAAAACTATTACTACAACACAAAGACCTTTGTAACGCAATGGGAGCAACCTGGTTTATCCCACCAAGTTCCTTTGGTTGATCACGAAACGAAGGTTTCTGGCCAAGATGCTAAAGAGAATCAGGGTGATCAACCTTCTGCCTTTAAAAAATGCTTAGGGTGCGGTGGTTGGGGAGTGGGCCTTGTACAGACGTGGGGATACTGTAATCATTGCACACG CTTGTCCAATCTTCCTCAAGGACAATTAAATAACGTGCAAAAGGAACAGCAGACCTTTGATACTGAAAGTATAGCAGGAGATTCAGGAAATGGATTCTCCAAGAATAG ATCCAATTTTAAACCTCCTTTAGGGAAAAGCACAAAGAAGGATAGTCGGAAGCGTGCTTACACGGAGGAGGATGAGTTGGATCCCATGGATCCAAGCTCTTATTCTGATGCTCCTCGCGGTGGTTG GGTTGTAGGATTAAAGGGTGTTCAACCTCGAGCTGCTGACACTACTGCTACG